The nucleotide sequence CGCACATTCTCTGAAGTTGGTATTGACATCGTCCGGCAGGATATCTATGATATTGAAGGTTCTAACCATGCAGGTGTCATCAGGCTCATATTCAAAAAAGCCGGTCGTGAAGCAGATCCTGAAATTATTGAAAAGCTTCGGGTTCGAAAACGTGAACTGTTCCTAAAAAAGAAGAAAATTGCTCCTTTTGACGGCATGTACGATCTACTGAAGAACCTTAAAGAACATTTCCATCTTGCCGTGGTTTCCGGTTCCGATCGCCCGATCGTGGACAGTATGGTAAATGAATTTTATCCGGAGATCTTCGAGGTGATAATCTCAGGTGCTGATGTTATCAATGGAAAACCGGACCCTGAACCTTACCTGAAGGCTATGAAAATACTTAAAGTCGAAAAAGAGAACTGTCTTGTTATTGAGAATGCACCACTTGGCGTAGATTCTGCAAAGAATGCCGGAATTTACTGTGTGGCAGTTTCAACCTATGTTGATGCTGAAAAACTTAACAGAGCAGACCAGATATTCCAGGATCACAGCCAATTGCTGAAATTTCTGGCAGATCTGGAACCGCTCAGGTAAATATTATTTATACCATCTCTTCAAACAAGCCTTACAGTCTCAAGGTTTGTAAGTGCTCTTGTTTCGAGGCGATACTTCTTGTGCAATGAACTTGCAAGGTCGATACAGGAACGTTCATCACCGTGCTCAGTGAAGACACGCTCTGGCTGTGGTTTCATCTTCTTAAAGAACTCCATTAGCTGTTTTCTGTCAGAGTGTCCTGAGAAACCATCGACTACCTGCACATCCATATTCATCTGGACGACCTCAGCTCCGTTCTTGGATGAGAGCGGGATCTCCTTCCAGCCTTTCTGAATGCGTCTTCCAAGTGTACCATCTGCCTGATAACCGACGAAAACAAGAGTGTTGTTGGGATCAGGTGCAAATGCCTTGAAATATTCCATAACAGGACCTGCATTCATCATACCGGAGGTTGAGAGGATCACACATGGATGTGGATCATTAATGATCTTCTTTCGCAGGTCATGGGAATCTACAGGCTTGAAGCATTCTGCAAGGAATGGATTCTGGCCTTTCTGGAAAATGAGCTTTCTGAGATTGTTGTTCAGGTATTCCGGATAGGTCGCATGTATGGCTGTAGCTTCCCATATCATACCATCAAGATAGACAGGAATGTCGTCAATGATACCCTTCCTGATAGCATCTTCTAGAACTATCATGACTTCCTGACTTCTTCCCACAGCGAACGCAGGGATCAGTACAATACCATTGTTGGCAATTGTCCTTTTGACGATCTGCTGAAGGTTCTTCTCAGCTTCTTTAAGGGGTGGCTGTGTTGCCGAGGATGCACCATAGGTCGATTCGGTTATGACGGTCTCAACACGCGGGAACTTGTTGACAGCAGGGTCAAAGAGCCTTGTAGGGCCGTACTTGTAGTCACCGGTGATAACAACATTGTGAAGACCATCACCAATATGGAAATGTGATATTGCTGAACCGATGATATGACCTGCATTGTGGAATGTGAGCTTGATATCAGGTGCAATGTCGGTAACCTCTTCAAAATCAAGTGCAATGGTGTGTTTAAGTCCGTCACGCACATTTGAAGACTCGTAAGGTATCCTTTTACCATCCTTTGCAGCCACATCGATATAATCCAGCTGTAAGAGCACCATCATGTCCCTTGTAGGTGATGTGCAGTAAATAGGACCTTCATAGCCATATTTGTAAAGGAGAGGAACAAGTCCCTGATGGTCAAGGTGAGCATGTGTCAGTACGACAGCATCGATCTGGTTAAGTGGCTGTACCTCAGGTAAATAGAGATAAGGAGTCATATTATCGTCGGAACCGACGTTAACACCACAATCGATCATGACCTTTGACTCAGGAGTTGATAAAAGGAAGCAACTTCTTCCTACTTCTTTACAACCTCCCAATGATGTAACCCTTACCCACTTGTCCTTTGAGGTACATTCCCTGTGAATATTGCGCCCAACGCTCTTAAGGATCTCTTTACGATCCTTGTGGTTAGTTCGCATAAATTCCCTGATGTTATTAACAGTTCGGGATTTGATAGGCGGTGTGCGGACAACCTTTGGTGTCCAGCCGATCTTCTTTGTGATCTCACGGAGTGTCTCTCCGTGCTTACCGATCACAAGTCCTGGCTTTTCAGCTTCTATGACCACTTCTCCCACATCAGGATCGAAGTGAAAATTAGTTAGAATGGAATCCTTTGGAACAGTATCTTTTATTTTTTCGATAGCATCCTCTGGAGAAACTAGGACCTTAGGGTCCGGACGAACGACTATCCTTGTTCGAAGAGTTTTTGCAAGGTTTCTTACGATATGACCATTGTCTGCAAAATTTTTAGGATCTTCAGTATAAACAACAAGTTGTGGCCCCTCAAACTCAACACTGGTGATGGTAGTTCCATCAGGGACCTTTTCTTCTATTTTCTTTTTTAGGTCAGATAGTACATCTTCTATTGCCATTAAATAGCCTTCCTATTTCAAAAAAGTCAAAAAATATTAAAATTTAAAAAAGATATATTAAAATTAGATCAAACCCGTAAGAACGGATCTGATCTGCATAAAATCAATATAAAGCTTTACGTTTTTCCTTAACCTCTTCCTGATCAAGTCTTTCATACTTGTCCTTTGTGATCACAACGACGTCAATACCTTCTCCGGAAGCGGAATCTCTCTTCATTGCATTGTGAAGAGCACGTATTGCAAGGTCAACACCTTCTTCTACGCTCATATCCTCTTTGTAACGGTCTTCAAGAACACCATATGCCATTGGAGAACCTGAGCCTGTTGACACTGCTTTGGTCTCTTCGATCTTACCACCAAGTGCATCCAGTGAATAGACTGCGGGTCCGTTCTTGTCAAATCCGCCAATAAGCAACTGGACCATAAGTGGATAATATCTCTGTCCGCTCAATAAATTAGAGAGAAGTGTTGCAATACCTTTAATTGTAACGGATTCCTGCCTGCGCATCTTGAAAAGCTTGGATTCTACACTAATGACACGTACGATCTGCTGTGCATCGCCTACAGAGCCTGCAGTAGTCATTCCCACAAGGTCATCGATCTGGTAGATCTTCTTTGCAGTCTTGCTGGCGATAAAATTCCCCATGGTTGCTCTTTGTTCAGTAGCAAGGACTACTCCATCAGAGCACACTATACCTACAGTAGTTGTGCCTTTTAAATGCTTATCATTATCCATTAATTATACCTCATAGTAAAAAACGAGAAAATCAATAGGTAAAAATGTGTTTTGCTTCCCGCAATACAACATCTCTTTAGTGATTTTAATATATAAATTTATCCATTGTCATTTTTCGAATAACAACATAGGGGTCAATAAATTCCGACCTCATCCGCAAGATCCTGAACTCTGGCAATGGCATCTTCACTCATACCTCTGTCCTTCATACGCTGAAGGCATCTTGAAATGGTTACAGTTTCTTCCCCCATTACAAGATTATCAGCATGAGAAACGATTTTCTCCTCGATGCTCACAGGAAGATAATCAACCTCAGGAAGACCCAGACGTGAAGCTTCCTGACAGGTTATACCTGCACCGATGTGGTTCCTTATAATACGTATAAGACGGCGATCCAGATCAAGATCTTCTGCGATCGATACTCCCTCCAGAGCGTGTCTTATTCCATGAGTGCGACATCTTCCAATATCATGAAGAAGGGCACCTACTTCCACGACCTCAAGATCAACATCCTTACCTGATCCCCTGTATGCAACAGCAATTTCCACTGCCTTTTTTGAAACGACCTGACAATGGCGAATAACATTCGCTGCACAACCTGCTTCCTCAAGAAGTTTCAGGGCATCAGAAGGTGAGATCATGGATTGCTGTTTTTTATCTCATCAAGACGTTTGGTAAGCTTTTCGACCATAGGTGAGTTATCTTCGAACATCAGGTCCTCACCACATG is from Methanococcoides sp. AM1 and encodes:
- a CDS encoding TIGR00295 family protein, whose amino-acid sequence is MISPSDALKLLEEAGCAANVIRHCQVVSKKAVEIAVAYRGSGKDVDLEVVEVGALLHDIGRCRTHGIRHALEGVSIAEDLDLDRRLIRIIRNHIGAGITCQEASRLGLPEVDYLPVSIEEKIVSHADNLVMGEETVTISRCLQRMKDRGMSEDAIARVQDLADEVGIY
- a CDS encoding beta-CASP ribonuclease aCPSF1, which translates into the protein MAIEDVLSDLKKKIEEKVPDGTTITSVEFEGPQLVVYTEDPKNFADNGHIVRNLAKTLRTRIVVRPDPKVLVSPEDAIEKIKDTVPKDSILTNFHFDPDVGEVVIEAEKPGLVIGKHGETLREITKKIGWTPKVVRTPPIKSRTVNNIREFMRTNHKDRKEILKSVGRNIHRECTSKDKWVRVTSLGGCKEVGRSCFLLSTPESKVMIDCGVNVGSDDNMTPYLYLPEVQPLNQIDAVVLTHAHLDHQGLVPLLYKYGYEGPIYCTSPTRDMMVLLQLDYIDVAAKDGKRIPYESSNVRDGLKHTIALDFEEVTDIAPDIKLTFHNAGHIIGSAISHFHIGDGLHNVVITGDYKYGPTRLFDPAVNKFPRVETVITESTYGASSATQPPLKEAEKNLQQIVKRTIANNGIVLIPAFAVGRSQEVMIVLEDAIRKGIIDDIPVYLDGMIWEATAIHATYPEYLNNNLRKLIFQKGQNPFLAECFKPVDSHDLRKKIINDPHPCVILSTSGMMNAGPVMEYFKAFAPDPNNTLVFVGYQADGTLGRRIQKGWKEIPLSSKNGAEVVQMNMDVQVVDGFSGHSDRKQLMEFFKKMKPQPERVFTEHGDERSCIDLASSLHKKYRLETRALTNLETVRLV
- the psmB gene encoding archaeal proteasome endopeptidase complex subunit beta, which codes for MDNDKHLKGTTTVGIVCSDGVVLATEQRATMGNFIASKTAKKIYQIDDLVGMTTAGSVGDAQQIVRVISVESKLFKMRRQESVTIKGIATLLSNLLSGQRYYPLMVQLLIGGFDKNGPAVYSLDALGGKIEETKAVSTGSGSPMAYGVLEDRYKEDMSVEEGVDLAIRALHNAMKRDSASGEGIDVVVITKDKYERLDQEEVKEKRKALY
- a CDS encoding HAD family phosphatase, with amino-acid sequence MFNSLIFDADGVLMDSMTCHADAWVRTFSEVGIDIVRQDIYDIEGSNHAGVIRLIFKKAGREADPEIIEKLRVRKRELFLKKKKIAPFDGMYDLLKNLKEHFHLAVVSGSDRPIVDSMVNEFYPEIFEVIISGADVINGKPDPEPYLKAMKILKVEKENCLVIENAPLGVDSAKNAGIYCVAVSTYVDAEKLNRADQIFQDHSQLLKFLADLEPLR